One stretch of Desulfovibrio sp. JC010 DNA includes these proteins:
- a CDS encoding biotin attachment protein: MLNIKELLEEIKASPYEEIEISVPHTGSVEFTGLKVGDKVNGPSGEWKEKPGTVLAKLTRERNTKNITAPEKGEIVSIREDLEGRFVEAGEVLIKIRHFLSKEEVIQLILKKALFLFNAPEKAKYYFTPEVDAKIKGSGERSVKVTEGMDLFIVSRMKRETPLNYSGPEGLIYSVYFHNGDNVDAAQPLIGICPADQLKQIQEVVNRVQSEWEEVD; this comes from the coding sequence ATGCTGAATATTAAAGAACTGCTTGAAGAGATCAAGGCTTCTCCTTACGAGGAAATCGAAATATCCGTACCCCATACCGGATCTGTGGAATTTACCGGACTGAAAGTGGGTGATAAAGTGAACGGACCTTCCGGCGAATGGAAGGAAAAACCCGGAACCGTGTTGGCAAAGCTCACCCGCGAGCGCAACACCAAGAACATTACCGCTCCTGAAAAGGGCGAGATTGTTTCCATTCGTGAAGATCTCGAAGGCCGTTTTGTGGAAGCCGGCGAAGTGCTGATCAAAATCCGCCATTTCCTTTCCAAGGAAGAGGTTATCCAGCTGATTCTCAAGAAAGCACTTTTCCTGTTCAATGCCCCGGAAAAAGCGAAGTACTACTTCACCCCTGAAGTTGATGCCAAGATTAAAGGCTCCGGCGAGCGTTCCGTTAAGGTTACCGAAGGTATGGACCTGTTCATAGTTTCCCGCATGAAGAGGGAAACCCCGCTTAACTACAGCGGTCCTGAGGGTCTCATTTATTCCGTTTATTTTCATAACGGTGATAACGTTGACGCAGCACAGCCTCTGATCGGTATCTGCCCGGCTGACCAGCTCAAGCAGATTCAGGAAGTTGTGAACCGCGTTCAGAGCGAATGGGAAGAGGTTGACTAA